Genomic DNA from Fimbriimonas ginsengisoli Gsoil 348:
TCGATGCTGTCGGACGAGTTGGGACGGCCGGTTGTGGTGGAACTGCGAACCGAGCCGCGGGAGAAGGCGAAAGCGGAAGCCCAAAACGTGCCTCCGAGCCGGCTGGCGGTCTCGACGGAGGAGCCGTCGTTTCGGCCTTCGGAGAAGTTTTCGTTCGACTCGTTCGTCGTTGGACAGAGCAATCGTTTGGCGCTCGCGGGCGCCCGTGCGGTGGCCTCGGAACCGGGAGCAAAGTACAACCCGCTCTTCATCTATGGCCCCTCCGGCTTGGGGAAAACCCATCTGCTCCACTCGATCGCGCGGGAGATCTTGAATGTAAATCCGCGCTTTCCGCTGGTTTACGTCAGCGCCCAACAGTTCGCGGAAGAGTTCGTGACGTCTCTACAAAACAATCGGATTGAGCAGTTCCGCCGCTCTCAACGCGCGGTCGGGGTCTGGCTAGTGGACGATATCCAGTTCGTGGCCGGGAAGGACAAGACGCAGGAAGAGATCTTCCACACCTTCAACTACCTTCACTCGCTGGGCAAACAGATCGTTCTTACCTCCGACCGTCCGCCGCGCGACCTATATTTGATGGACGAGCGCCTGCGCTCTCGCTTCGAGGCGGGTCTCGTGGCCGACATTCAGATGCCCGACACCGAGACGCGGTGCGCCATCCTACTCAGCAAAGCTGCCCACGAGCGGGTTGAGCTCGACCACGCGGTGGCAATGTATCTAGCCGAGAACGTTCCCGGCAACATTCGCGTTCTGGAAGGGGCTCTAACCAAAGCCGTCGCCCATGCCAGCGTCGAAGACCGGCCGCTATCGATGGAGATCGCCAGGGCGATGGTGGAGCAGTACTACCGCGCCGGAGTAATGGAAAAGCCGGCGTTCGACCAGATCGTAGGCGCGGTCAGCAAGCATTTCAAGATCTCGTCGGACGAGATCAAGGGCACTTCACGAAAGGCGCCGATCGTCCACGCCCGCCACATCGCCGTCTATATCACCCGCGAGATCACCGGCGACTCGTGGAAGCACATTGGAGGGCTCTTCGGCGACCGGGACCACACCTCGATGATGCACGGCTACCAGAAAATCTCGGAGATGATGCATCACGATAAGGACCTACGAGCGCAGATCAAGATGCTGATCCGGAATTTGTATCCGGAGAATTAACCGGCGGCAACGAGCTCGATCAAGTTCCCCACCGGATCCCGCAGGACCGCAACTTCGCCTCGCATTTCGCATGCGAGGCCGGAGCGGGCTAATCGCTCGACTTCGACGTCCACGTCGAGAACCTCTAAGTCGAGGCAAAGCGTTCGTTCGGGGGGATCGACTTCGGTTTCCGGTCCAAGGCGGTGCAGGACCAGGTACGGCTTTCCGCGGCCGAGAAAAATGCACTTATCGTTCTCGAAGAAGGTCGGCCAATCCGTGAGGGTCCGATAAAACTCCGACATCGCCTCGAAGTTACGGGCGGCAATGACTACGTTCGATAGTCGCACGCCACATTCTAACTCATGTAATTCATGCTTAAGGCAAAGCCCGTCCTGCCGCTCGGTTTGGTAGGGATTAAGGGTACGTACCACTCGGGCAAGCCCCAACGCCTGCAGTTTTGGCCGCTCCTGTCCCCCTTGCGCCCTGGGCGTGAGGGGATCTGTCGCGGAGGGCGCGAAGGGGAGGACCGAGAACGGGTAAGCACCGAGCAAACCCGGGGGCAGGCCGGGTTTTCCCCGTTGAGTCAGAATCGATCCTATGAAGCTCGCCGAGCTAACTTGGATGGACGTCGAGGTCCTTTCCCGCGACGTCGTTGTGCTCATACCGACCGGGTCGCTTGAGCAACACGGTCCTCACCTTCCGCTATTCACCGATAGCCTCATCGCCACCGCGGTGGCTCAAGGGGTCGAGCAGGCGATACCGGAGCAGGTTTTGCTCACGCCGACGCTCTGGCTCGGCGCAAGCGGGCACCACCTCAAGTTTCCAGGGTCGCTCAGCGCCGACTTCGATACCTACATGGGGGCGATCGGAAGCGTCGTTCAATCGCTCCTGCCCCATGGCTTCCGCCGCTTTTACGTACTGAACGGACATGGCGGCAACACCTCGCCGAACGACATGGCGATGCGGAAGTTGAAGGCGCTCTATCCGGAAGGGACGTTCGCCCATAGCGGCTATTTCGCATTCTGCGAGCAAGCGATCGCGCACACGCTCGAAGGTCCGCTGAAGGGGATGCGGCACGCGTGCGAAGCGGAAGCCAGTCTGATGCTGCACCTTCATCCGAATCTGGTTCGAAAGGAGAAGCTAAGGGACGACGGGCTTATCGCGGAGCCGCCGGTGAAAGGTCCGGTGCACCATTTCGACGAGATCACCGAGCAGGGATCTTTCGGCTACGCGACGTTCGCGAGCGCCGAAAAAGGGCGCACCATCTTCGAAGCGGCGGTTGCGGGCGCAACGGAGGAACTGCGAACCATCGCGACCGGGTATGTTTTGCGCGGGCTCGAACCGGCCCAGGAAAGCACCAGATGAATGTCAAGCCGCTGATCGCCGTCATCGCTCTCGCCGCCATCTCCGCGGCGCACGCCCAAGACCAACAGAGTCTCGGCGTCAATATCGGAGGCCAGGTCGGCGTTTACATGCCGACGAGCAGCGCCGTGCGCGATGCTTTCGGTAAGAGCGTCCTCAACCTCGGCCTGGGTCCGGTCGGCGGCACGAACCGTCCGAGCTCCGGCTCTCTCACTCCGTCGCTGGAATTGCTGTCGGCGAACAAGAACGGGAATCGCCTGTTCATCGGCACCTTTACCTACGGCTATGAGAAGCACCTCGCGCCGGATGAGAGCACGACCGTTCCTTACGTCCGAGTGTTCGGCGGGGGCGCCTACTTCGACTACGGCATCACGCAGGTCGGGGTACGCAACTCTGCCAAGAAGTTCAGCACCACCGGCGGCGTCGAGGCCGGCATCGTCTTTGCCAACCGACTCAAGCTATCCGCGAAGTACAACGTCTATCCCAAGCAGGATGGATTCGACTTCAGCGGCTTCTCGCTGAGCGCGACGTACTCGCTATTCAAGCTCTGATCCGCGGCATGCAGTTAGCGGTCGGGCGTTGTCGGATTCGGAACCGTTCCGAATCCGACGACGCCTATCTACTGCCAGCCGTCCTCCGCTAACTAACAACATGTCCAAAATGGAATCTCTGGAGCTGCTCGTCGAGCGAGCGGTGCTGGTCTATCTTAACGAAGACGAAAACGAAGACCGAATGGTCGAAGCCGAGCTCGAAGGGCTCTGCGAGGCGGCCAATGTCGAGCCTGTCGCGAGCATTCGTCAACGTCTCGACCGTCCTTGGAAGGGAACCTACGTCGGCAAAGGGAAAGTGCTGGAGATTTCCGCGCTTGCCGCCGAGGTCGACGCCGACCTCGTGCTTATCGACGCTGAGCTGAGCGGAATCCAGCAGCGAAATCTGCAGGACCAGATTGGACGCAAGGTCGTCGACCGTACGCAGCTCATCCTAGACATCTTCGCCCGTCGCGCCAAGACGCGGGAGGGGATGCTGCAGGTAGAGCTTGCCCAGCTCACGTACATGATGCCGAAGCTCATGTCCGTTTACACGAAGTTCGAGCGTCAAAAAGGCGGCATCGGCATGCGCGGTCCCGGTGAAACGAAGCTGGAATCGGATCGACGCCTCGTCAAGGAAAGGATCGCCCGCCTCGGCGACGAGATCGAAGAGGTAAAGCGGGTTCGCGCCCAGCAGAGGGCGTCGCGCCGGAAGCATCCGTTCCCGTTCGCCACGATCGTCGGCTACACGTCGGCGGGCAAATCGACGCTGATGAACCGGTTCGCCGGGACCGAGCTTTTGGCCGACGCGATGCCGTTCGCCACGCTCGATCCGACGACTCGGAAGGTCGACCTGGAGGAAGGGTACGCGATCTTCCTCACCGACACCGTCGGCTTCATCCGAAACTTGCCGACCCACCTCGTGGCCGCGTTTCAGTCGACGTTGGAGGAGGTCACCTTCTCGGATTTCGCCCTTCACGTCGTGGACGTGAGCACGCCGTCGTGGGAAATTCAGCGAGACGCGGTCTTGGAGACGCTCCGTATCTTGAAAGCAGACGACAAGCCGATCATCACCGTGTTCAACAAGATCGACGCGCTGAATGACCCGACGGAAGCAAGGCGGCTCGTCGCCGAGTTTCCGAATTCGGTCGCGATCTCGGCGACGACGGGCGAGGGAATGGACGATTTGCAGAATGCGATCGTCCGTCAGGTCAAGGACCTCCTGAACTCGGTTCAGATCCTTATTCCGTACGACCATCAAGGGGTTCTTCAAGAGTGTTATGACTTCGGAAGGGTTCGCCAGGTGGAGTATCGGGAGGACGGAATCTACGTGGAAGCGGAGTTGGTCAACGAATTGCGCGAGCGGCTACGCGGCTACGCCATCTGACGCGAAGCACCGTAGCGTCGACGCCCCCGCCGATGATCCCGGTGTACCGTCGGTTCTAACGCGAAGCGTGTAGACGCAGGTTGGCTCGTACCTGCGGACAGCCCCCGTCGATCCTCATGTTGGGTCAATGCGCGAAACACTCTCGCGCAGGTACGAACCAACCTGCGTCTACACGCTTCGCGTTAACGGAGGTAGATACATATCGTGCGGCTCGATGAATGGATACGACATGCCCAGAAACGCCTCGCGGCGTCGGGGATCGAGTCGAGTCGCCTCGAAGCTCAACTGTTGGCGGCTCATGTGTTGCGGGTCGATCGGTCCTGGCTGATTGCCCATCCGGAGCACGAATTCAACGAGCTCGCGGGGGAAATGCTGCTTCAGCGGCGGGAAAGCCGAGAGCCGTTGGCGTACATTCTTGGCCGCCGGGAGTTCTACGGGCGTCAATTTCGGGTGACCCCCGCGGTTCTTATCCCCAGGCAGGAGACGGAGGTGCTGGTCGAGGCGGCCTTAGCAGAGGATCACACGTCCAAGATGGACGTGATAACCACGGGCGGGAAAGCCGTGCCACTACGTGTGCTCGACATCGGCGCCGGCTCCGGGGCTATCGCGATCACGGTTAAATTGGAGCGACCGGATTGGGATGTCACTGCCGTCGACATATCGCCCCCTGCTCTCGAGCTTGCCGAAGAAAATGCAAAGAGCCTAGGAGTGGAGATCCGGTTCGTGCTTTCCGACGGCTTCGAGCAGCTTATCGGCGAGTCGTTCGACCTGATCGTGACGAACCCGCCGTACATTGGCCACGACGAGCCGCTGATGCCCGACGTGGTAGAGCACGAACCGCACGTGGCGCTTTTTTCCGGGAAAACTGGATTGGAGTTCTACGAACGCCTCTCCCGCGAGGCGATGAACCACTTGAACGACGGTGGCCGGTTGATGATGGAGGTCGGCCACCGGCAAGCGAGGACGGTACGCGAATTGTTCGAATCCGGGGGGTGGCAACACGTGCAGACCGCCCAAGATTTGAGCGGCATCGACCGAGTTCTCGTGATGGCTTGGACGTATGAATGCGCGA
This window encodes:
- the dnaA gene encoding chromosomal replication initiator protein DnaA, producing the protein MKDLFTLETTDDLQRLKAAWEGVLKRLGPEVPSAWFERFIRPLKPVSFEGGVAIVNVPGKFVLEWVRERYVATIASMLSDELGRPVVVELRTEPREKAKAEAQNVPPSRLAVSTEEPSFRPSEKFSFDSFVVGQSNRLALAGARAVASEPGAKYNPLFIYGPSGLGKTHLLHSIAREILNVNPRFPLVYVSAQQFAEEFVTSLQNNRIEQFRRSQRAVGVWLVDDIQFVAGKDKTQEEIFHTFNYLHSLGKQIVLTSDRPPRDLYLMDERLRSRFEAGLVADIQMPDTETRCAILLSKAAHERVELDHAVAMYLAENVPGNIRVLEGALTKAVAHASVEDRPLSMEIARAMVEQYYRAGVMEKPAFDQIVGAVSKHFKISSDEIKGTSRKAPIVHARHIAVYITREITGDSWKHIGGLFGDRDHTSMMHGYQKISEMMHHDKDLRAQIKMLIRNLYPEN
- a CDS encoding VOC family protein, whose product is MRLSNVVIAARNFEAMSEFYRTLTDWPTFFENDKCIFLGRGKPYLVLHRLGPETEVDPPERTLCLDLEVLDVDVEVERLARSGLACEMRGEVAVLRDPVGNLIELVAAG
- a CDS encoding creatininase family protein, translated to MKLAELTWMDVEVLSRDVVVLIPTGSLEQHGPHLPLFTDSLIATAVAQGVEQAIPEQVLLTPTLWLGASGHHLKFPGSLSADFDTYMGAIGSVVQSLLPHGFRRFYVLNGHGGNTSPNDMAMRKLKALYPEGTFAHSGYFAFCEQAIAHTLEGPLKGMRHACEAEASLMLHLHPNLVRKEKLRDDGLIAEPPVKGPVHHFDEITEQGSFGYATFASAEKGRTIFEAAVAGATEELRTIATGYVLRGLEPAQESTR
- a CDS encoding outer membrane beta-barrel protein — protein: MNVKPLIAVIALAAISAAHAQDQQSLGVNIGGQVGVYMPTSSAVRDAFGKSVLNLGLGPVGGTNRPSSGSLTPSLELLSANKNGNRLFIGTFTYGYEKHLAPDESTTVPYVRVFGGGAYFDYGITQVGVRNSAKKFSTTGGVEAGIVFANRLKLSAKYNVYPKQDGFDFSGFSLSATYSLFKL
- the hflX gene encoding GTPase HflX; the encoded protein is MSKMESLELLVERAVLVYLNEDENEDRMVEAELEGLCEAANVEPVASIRQRLDRPWKGTYVGKGKVLEISALAAEVDADLVLIDAELSGIQQRNLQDQIGRKVVDRTQLILDIFARRAKTREGMLQVELAQLTYMMPKLMSVYTKFERQKGGIGMRGPGETKLESDRRLVKERIARLGDEIEEVKRVRAQQRASRRKHPFPFATIVGYTSAGKSTLMNRFAGTELLADAMPFATLDPTTRKVDLEEGYAIFLTDTVGFIRNLPTHLVAAFQSTLEEVTFSDFALHVVDVSTPSWEIQRDAVLETLRILKADDKPIITVFNKIDALNDPTEARRLVAEFPNSVAISATTGEGMDDLQNAIVRQVKDLLNSVQILIPYDHQGVLQECYDFGRVRQVEYREDGIYVEAELVNELRERLRGYAI
- the prmC gene encoding peptide chain release factor N(5)-glutamine methyltransferase, whose product is MRLDEWIRHAQKRLAASGIESSRLEAQLLAAHVLRVDRSWLIAHPEHEFNELAGEMLLQRRESREPLAYILGRREFYGRQFRVTPAVLIPRQETEVLVEAALAEDHTSKMDVITTGGKAVPLRVLDIGAGSGAIAITVKLERPDWDVTAVDISPPALELAEENAKSLGVEIRFVLSDGFEQLIGESFDLIVTNPPYIGHDEPLMPDVVEHEPHVALFSGKTGLEFYERLSREAMNHLNDGGRLMMEVGHRQARTVRELFESGGWQHVQTAQDLSGIDRVLVMAWTYECATAIIDSDADHRPGRV